CTCTGCTGCGTCACTGGTCCATCATGACGTTTCGGTTCGTCGCGAGGAACCTTTGGCCGGACACCACGCGCGGCGGGGTCACGTCGTCGCAGGGCACACCCACTTTCAACACCACTTACGAAGAGTACTTACCATACGTAAGTTTTGTGGCTAGGATGGCCATGGAGCGGACGGCCCACAGTTCTGCTCCGCACCTCGACGTGGAAGGTCTGGTGGCTGACCGTGGACGTACTCGTGTTGGTGGGGCGCATCCTGTTCGCCGCGTTGTTCTTGATGTCGGGATTCGGGCACCTGACCCAGACCAAGATGATGGCCCAGTACACGGCCTCGCGCGGGGTTCCTCAGGCGCTCGCCCCGACAGCGGTCTTCGGGACGGGGCTGCTGATCGTGGCCGGCGCACTGATGGTCCTGCTGGGCGTATGGGGCGACCTGGGCGCGCTGTTCCTGG
This sequence is a window from Nocardioides sp. S5. Protein-coding genes within it:
- a CDS encoding DoxX family protein codes for the protein MDVLVLVGRILFAALFLMSGFGHLTQTKMMAQYTASRGVPQALAPTAVFGTGLLIVAGALMVLLGVWGDLGALFLVVFLVPTAVVMHGPWGVEDPQQRMMEQTQFLKDLALAGAALMVLVLYGWAGPDLGLTLTDPLFDLG